The genomic interval ttaatattcattaattaatttatgaattattcattggACTGTACGGGATATTATACTACTTAGGCCCAAGCTAGgcttaattaataatagtattattatttaattgtatagctggcctagacctagctaggctaatAACAAtactactatataataatatagtattagCCTACAGGCCTAGTAatagtaggctagtagtagtactgtaccaTTAAAACAGTTTATATATAGTTAAACCTCTAGCTAGCCCCCCACCACTAGCCTAGAAGGCCTACTACCAAATGTAGCATATCACAGGTCTGCTGCTGCTTGCTAGCCCTATCCGTCGTCAGTCAGCAATGGAATGCATGTATAGGTATACCTTTACTAGGCCTCAGTCTAGGCGCGCTAGGTCTAGCCTAgacctctaggcctagcctaggcctagtaggtaggggcctaggctaggcttagcTGGCCTTGGCTAGCCTACTCCTTTctatctagcctagctaggccaggCCTTTATAATAAATAGCCTATCTATACCTATGACTTAATTTGATAAGATGATAGCACGTAAGATATTGGTTCAATTAAGGCTAATAAACTGTATATTCTATTAAATTTGTAGCTGAATTTACGTACCATTTTTAAACGTCGCGGTGCACAAACCAAGTGACGTCTTTGACATTATAGGTGCATCCTGATTGGCTATTATAAAATCGTGTCGTGTGTCGTGTCGTGAAAAATGTgttgtaagtaagtaagtaagtaagtaagtaagtaagtaagtaagtaagtaagtaagtaatattaataatacttacttacttacttactccTTTctatctagcctagctaggccaggCCTTTATAATAAATAGCCTATCTATACGTGTCGTGTGTCGTGTCGTGAAAAATGGgttgtaagtaagtaagtaagtaagtaagtaatattaataatacttacttacttacttactccTTTctatctagcctagctaggccaggCCTTTATAATAAATAGCCTACCTATACGTGTCGTGTGTCGTGTCGTGAAAAATGGgttgtaagtaagtaagtaagtaagtaagtaatattaataatacttacttacttacttactccTTTctatctagcctagctaggccaggCCTTTATAATAAATAGCCTATCTATACCAATGACTTAATTTGATAAGATGATAGCACGTAAGATATTGGTTCAATTAAGGCTAATAAACTGTATATTCTATTAAATTTGTAGCTGAATTTACGTACCATTTTTAAACGTCGCGGTGCACAAACCAAGTGACGTCTTTGACATTATAGGTGCATCCTGATTGGCTATTATAAAATCGTGTCGTGTGTCGTGTCGTGAAAAATGGGTTGTAAACCCATTCAGTACGACCGATTTTTTCCCGTACACGACACGGTTGTCGGAGACGGTTCTAATGTAAACGTTTATATTCTACAACACGTAACCCAATTTATCGTGTTGCCATCGTGTCGTTATCGTGTCGTTATCGTATCTAGTGTTAATGGCGTTTTACACTGTAAAATCTGACATTTTACCcacaaaaattatgttttcccccaaaaaaaagccaataggcctatacagcaattttattttttttttcataaattacTTGATATGATAGTCCCAGTCATGATAGAACCAATAATAAGTGATTTGGAGGAGTTTTGCACAGGTTTTTTTAGGTTTGCGCGATTTACACTGTAAAATCTGAcattttacccaaaaaaaagatgtttttccACCCAAACAAGCCAACTTACAgcaatttcataatttttttttcataatttactTGCTGTCATAGTCCTAGTCATGATAAAACCAATAATAAGTGATTTAGAGGAGGTTTGCGCAGGGTTTTTTTAGGTTTGAGCGATTTACACTGTACAATCTGAcattttaccccaaaaatgatgtttttccCCCAAAAAAAAGTCaacttaagagccattgtctgtaagaatcaaagaaatatcaaaaagagtggcagactaaaaaaatggatttctttcaaattttgcacatggctatatatgtgttgagagaaatcaaatatgaagtattttttatttcacacgtatattgccatggcaacggccaaatttgtgtttttgacaaattttgtccttttttaaggttttttaaaatggatattggtactactttgatgatcgatatttttgttttgttcatttaattataaaaaataattagtgtatgcataataacaatgcattgtgtacctgtttcaaatttttttatttttttttatttcatactttgggagataccatttatttaaaaaggggtgtttttcactttttttaaattgttcaatgcaactaaactttacttcaccataacgcccaaagtggtgtatttttttagctgatttattacaaataggtagttctaatgtttaataattgatttctaaaataaaatactggggtaaatttaaaatctacaagcagtgttgcgagaaacataggcatttttataaaaaaaaaacatggtatattagtaaaaacattttattttctttgattatttgattttaaactcattggtcagaaaaaattcttaatgttttatatagttctagttgtgttgtgagaaaaaaaattaattcttaattatagattctgtaattcccagttttaatgtcattttataggttatatcctctggaaatttgaataaattatcagatcgttgtgaattttaatctttgcaacagattactcctctcttattttgaagctcctctttcatttgtttacttcttttatttgctaacctaagcagatcccacatgcccatccaccaccactttcgactaccacccctccccccccccgcccaccccgactataaccacaaaaagataaactttGGTCGAccatccactatagagtgtcaaatgcatgcattcaagcaccacccacactgccgctactatcgccccaatgaatagacggattcaaactcctccatcccacccccaagttaaaaattgcaatgcaaaagataggacataaagttaagtttttagaccctcgccttcaaccccctaactatttaaaagtcctgggtccaccactttcccctccccaaaatagaaccaatcaaaagtcaataaTATACTcgggtatgttaatgctacataacaaatattgaagccctgatttgaaatttcatttcatttaaggtcagcatgtaaaatatcacactttattattaaatattggttttaaattctatattttgtttactgtgatggttggattcagtactaattattaattaataattatctgataattatttaatttcccttagttatgcatagcaacagttactatggtaactaaaaatgagatattctttagattttgcatatttatctcatacaaatttaaatttgtagattattagcaggcatgccttatttgcattttcaaattaccgtttcacatggtcatattcgtaagcactttcttctgtgattatttttattaacggacgcactttgaaaagcctgtttgttcttcctatcagtatctaattagtgcatttggtgcttaccgtaagcagctgcgggcacctttttatactaaaaatgagattttttgtaagcggccaatcgaaaaatgtgatacttattgcatggacctatgaattagtggtgcatgtttattgtatttctttatatattagctttattttgaagaggttttaaaaacattactgtgaagagatgagaaaactacacagattttgaccgaccatttttcatatgataaaagtttttaaaatttgtctgaaaatgataaaaaatactaaaccacctgattatatataataataggcctacaattagctggaaaattgagaggctcgtttcgttaagaatgtcatatatagccataataagtgattttggcccttACCTCCTGTAAGgggtcccgagggtggccacttacgggaggttcaactgtatttaaaagaaccattatccttagttatgcatagaaacaggttctaagataacataaataaaacattttgacataacttgacccaacaaatgaccctttcacaaggtcagacattttctgggattcagtagataagtaaatttgggaaaaggtagtaaagctatgtaatcaattgtttgtagtcaaatgaccctttcacaaggtcagacattttctgggattcagtagataagtaaatttgggaaaaggtagtaaagctatgtaatcacttagttacgtatagaaacagttgctacaatacactattggtaaaatgttgatgtcattttacctcaatatgtaaaatttttttttttcatgaaaactccatatttacttttttttttaaatatcattagttatgtaaacaggtttaagataacactaaaggtcatttttttacctttattcagattcgtcaagactttctttctgagattattaggattcagtatttaaagtaaatttggcaaaaagtagaaatgtaaaactatgtagaaaaaatgttttgtatttatgaaaaaccccttatttttgtgaaattttcgcatagaaacagttactatggtaaaatgttgacctcaaaatgaatgaatttacaatgtcaagtttgtcattaatggaatgcagtagaagtaaaattgagaaaaattacaaatgcaatcaattctttgtatttataaaaacgcaattttttacgtttttttaaaaattactttccttagttaatgacctcaaatgacctatttacaaggtcagattttttgggaggtctttctgtatctctttacacaaaatagatttaaaaatttataaaaaccattaacgcaattatttccaagtttaacattattttccatcaactaaatatttcaatgcaaaatactgtttttctggcaattaattgaaataaacctggcaacacattctcctattttatctaaactattcgtatgactttagaagcattatgacaagccacatatacattttattattggattagccgtatttaaattgtgtttcatgtgttttgtttgttgatattttgttatattttttttatttttcgtattttcctggcaacagaAAACCTATGTACAAAATTTGCCCCAGTATTTTTTttgtgattattgttgacaaacctattgactatcaaattaaaaaatctcattgatttaaaaacaccactttggaagttataggtacgtttatgaggtatacttttatttaaaaaatattttttaaaacacccctttttaaaataatggtatcaaccaaactccattttgtaatttattttttttcaacattaaatggaactcaatacatgttgtttacactgctataaacaaaaaatgtatactgtaagtatttttggttaaaataagtatacaagtttgtactttttcactatagaaaatctgtgaaaaatggcaaaaacatcaaaatttggataattgaccgttgtcatggcaacggaggctaaaaatttaaatgaatgttgtagatatgctttttattgaaatgtctattcatggtaaaaatttgagagaaatccatttttttacatctgccaccaaatctttgatttttacagaaaatggcTCTTAATACAgcaatttcataattttttttcataaattacTTGCTGTGATAGTCCTAGTCTCGATAGAATCAATAATAAGTGATTTGGAGGAGGTTTGCGCAGGTTTTTTTAGAAATGGTCTACCGTACCTGATCAGGTAAGAGCATTCGGCGCATGAAGCCAAAATGTATCGTGATAATCACTTCACCATCACTTGGCGAATATGCATTATTTGCAGTAGTACACAATATGGAATATTAAGGTCTACATAATTTGGATTAAGGCCTACACAATTTGGATTATTAAGGCCTACATAATTTGGATTATTAAGGCCTACATAATTTGGATTATTAAGGCCTACATAATTTGGATTATTAAGGCCTACATAATTTGGATTATTAAGGCCTACATAATTTGGATATTAAGGCCTACATAATTTGGATTATTAACGCCTACATAATTTggattattaacaataatagcatacacaatttacaaaattACTTGCTATGGTAGTCCTGGTCATGATAGAACCAATAATTAGCCATTTGGAGGAGGTTTGcgctggtttttttttttaggtttgcgcTGTTTGCGCTTGGTTTGCGCAGTTAAGCAATATCCTTTACGTGGTATAACAGTAGTTAAGGATTTGCTTAATGATAACGGAAGTATGCTGTCTTATGAAAAGTTTCatattaaatatgatatacGTGTGGATTTTTTGACATACCATAGTATAATTGTAGCTATTCCTAAAATATGGAGAGATGCCATGCAATATAATAACTATGATATaatgttaaaacaaacaaaatgaagtAATTATAGCATCGAATTTAAAATTGATAGCAAAACTTGCATATACCTTAATAATAATCGCATTAGTGCCGCATACCTGTATCAAATGGGAAAACGAATTTGGACATATAGCCGACTGGGAGGTGTTATATAAATTAACATACATAAGTACAATGGACATAAGACTGagatatttttagtataaaatattaaatatgttcTTGACTACAAATGTTTTActacataaatttaaaattaaagattctgaATTATGCGATACTTATAAGGAAGAGCCGAGTGTTTGCATCATCTTTTTTGGAAATGCAAAAAAGTAATATCAATTTGGAAAGACAAATTAatcaaacaaaatgaatttttaataaACCACTACAAACAAAACAGACAGTAGGCCTGCCACTACTACTAGAATAGTTAGTTATCATTTCTTATTTACATAATCACGAAATTTTCACTACTGTTGAACTACGTCTCTAAATCTGTTTTAAAAAGAACAATACAATCATAACCTGTAGTATACTGATAATGCCTATATCGTAAGTAAATCTTTCAGATATTGACATTATGTGCCTATTTATTGTGAAATCATCCATCATAATCATAATATCACCATATTAATCattattgtaacatttttcattacaaataatatatattgtaatgttttaatCTTTCAACGTACCATGGTTTTGTAATCTACAATTCAAACGGTTTAAAAGACCCTAACATAAGAATTTGAGTTAATGAAGGCCctttaataattaaaagtatAGCCTTTTTCTTAAACTAAACGCAGGAAATGGCACTTGTAACTTGTTCTCGCTTACTTTTTTATTCAcatgaattaaaatatcattAACGTGATGCTTATCATGTAATGTTGCTAAAGCTTCCGTCAGGCTTTTAATGTAATACGAACCACAATTGGGGTCGTGATACCTATAGGAATATGCCAGAGGTGCTGTAGAATATCCAATGAGGAAATCAGTCTCATTGAGCTCTTTAGGAGTAGCTCCACCGCCGTCATCTTTTGGGTCATTGGTATTTCGACATGCTTGTATAAAAAATACTTTAGGTTTTAAGTTAAGACTTTTACAGCTATTTGCTCCAACGCTAGCGGTAAGGTCAAAAATCATACAAGCTTCTCCATCACTACCATAAACCATGTCATATCCACCATGAGACAGTATACAGCAAACAAAACAATCATAGTCTTTATGATCTTTTCTTCGCATTTCATCCATCACATCCTTCATCTCCTGAGCAGTTTGGTTGCGTTTCGATACAATTTTAAATCCAAATTCTTTGAAAACACGTTTTAGATTTTCTGTTAAGAGAGCATTGTTTTGTcagatttatatagtaaaatatctaagtaattgattgattaaattgaCAAAGTTGGCATTACaaatataaagataaataaCATAATTGTTTGAAAGACTACTTACAACtgatttttatagaaaaataggcctattgtatattaatatgtttctatataaatttatattgagttaataataaaacattgacACGAAGAAAACCCAATCGTTGTATACCTTCATCCTTATCGGAACCATCTCTCGTTGTCAATCCTTTAAAATCAACATTGTTTATGATAAGGCATATTCCACGCGGTGTGTGGGTCATGGCGTATATTTCCAAATCTGGTACaagaaaaatatacaaatattatttttataaacaatattcTGTAAGTCTGAACAAGTTCAAATTTAAGTATTGTGGTTAAAATAACATGATCAAAGTTCAAATACATTTGGTTGCAATTTcactaattttttaattttgtattgtcACTACTAAATAGAACGTTGGCGTGTCGCGCGTTGAGATAAATTGATGTAAGCAGATTTTTGggaattattcattattaatttgtaatgcattatattaatgaataaataagttGTTGTTATTAGCAatcgtttttattttaaagttaataacTTATTATGTTTACAATTATAGTAATAAACTTCTAACTTTGTAGTttaaagttttatatattaagaCACATAATTTTGCCTAGCATTACCGGATGAGTTGagtaaattaaacataatattaaatgcTGACCACTACAGAATAGTGTAAGCTAGTCATTTTTAGAATAAAGATAATATGAAATACCTGTATTATAATTCTAGAAAACAATTCTACTCGTTGCTTTGATAACGAATAGAAACAAGAATAATTATAATCAGACACAATGGTATAACTATATtgttacattttcaaaatgagATCATACTCATAATAATTTACCTTCGCCCGTCATCGCAATATCTGCAACTGGTAGTTGTGTTTCCTCCATTTTCTTTTCTAAGGAAAGATAAATACCATACGTAAATATTTCCGTCTTGCACAATATGTAGATGATACTGCATGTTTTAATGGTACAGAAGGAACAGTGCCTATATTATTCGGGATTTGCGATTGACTTTagataatatacacatttacagtattttgaatGGTGTGGACCGAAATCACATTTTCAATTACCCAGACCCATTAGATCTTTCACCTGAACTAGAAGAATTCTAGAGAGTTCACTCGCTTCGCTCTCACTCTCCAGACGTGCAGTGTAGACGCTCGCGTatcgtaccatctaggtcgtccacacagatggttctcgaatacacagtaatttcagcgtaaaaaactggcgatttcaaatttACTAATGCAGGACTATAATATATGTCATTTACaggaacaaataaatagacacggtgatttatgtagtcaactataattagcaccctgggaattacttccgaaagagaaagttGTCACCAAATGAGTCTAATAATGTtttagtcaaatttaaacaaacccaatttgtgttttgtatgtaacattagggttttGAGGGATTGGTGAAACGAGGAACACtttctaaataaattctttatccactcagtaaaagaataatatttgttttcatgttttataaataatataccggTACCATTAAACACAGTGAAATATTTGCGTTTTAATACTTTGTAGAAACTGTGACTgtcgtagtcgattgaaatagtgaagtaacgatacaccactacgacgtttatatttttttgtaattattaattaatacaaacgttgagaagcaactgtcagtaatacagttttgtttgtatatgtgtttatattattacagacattttagttttaaactaagatatctttattTCGGAATAAATAACAGCTTgttgatcaatcaatcaatcaggcATCCTTCAGTCAACATTGACTATGGAGACAACATTGGAGAGAATTTCATCAGTTATCTAGTGAGTATGTGTGAGTTCCAGTAGGTGATCTAGATGTTCAGATACCTCTCTTCATTTCCATGCGATAAGTCCTGCCTTAATACAATCTTTCCGTGATTTTCGGTCATCAGCCGTTTTTTCCCAGGTGTTAACATTGATGTCCATTGCCTTCAAGTCTCTTTTACATGCATCTTTGAAACGCAAAAGTGGACGTCCTTTGGATCTTTTATAATTCGCTAGCTCACCGTACAACATAACATTTGGAGTTCTTGTATCATCCATTCCTATGACATGACCAAGCCATCGTAGCCTTCGCTGTCGAATTAATGTAAACATCGAAGGAATGCCGCATCTATAAAGGATACTGTTGTTTGTTACCCTGTCCTGCCATCTGATATTTAAGATAGTCCGTAGACAGCGGAGGTGAAATACATTTAGTTTCTTTTCTTGTCTAGCATAGGTTGTCCACGATTCAGCTCCATACTATTAGACCTAATGTTTATCCCTCAAGGACCCatacatttacctacttgtgttataCCAAATAAGTATACTATCAGCTACTAAAAACAAAtatcgtattattgtgtgcgggtttTTTCAGCGTGGACATCCATtaaacagtgtataccacgatcggaaaacacccctatttggaaTAAATCTGACTTCCGAACCACCACCACTTTTTTCCTTATTTGTTCATCCACGTCAGCCTCTTCATGGTTGTTCACGAGATCATTCAAGACTCGTGTCTAAGAATTCCGTTGCCAATGTTGGGTCTTTTTTAGGATGTCACGGTCATGTATATTAACATTATAAGTATAGGTTTGTATATGTCTGATTTTAACACTCGCCTGCCAGGAAATTTGGAAGGTCTTGACTTCATAGCTTTATCTATGTCTTTAGGCCAATTTTTGTTCTGGTCCAGTTATTAAGAGTTTAAAGAAGACATGTTGTTTAGACTTTAATTCAAGTAACTTGAGGAGAGTATTCTTTGTTTTTATCGTTTTTTCATCTACCTACCTACTACGCATATGAACATATTAATAGAACCTGGAGTGAGTTGGAATAAAAAAACGAATGGCAAgtcaatattcattttgttgGTCATTATCACAAGGCACATTAGGTATCTGGTGTTCAGCTATTCGTGTATCTTCTACTTTCGGTTCCTTGTATTGTCAATTATGAAAACGTTTTGTTTTAGTGATATTCTCGTCGAATATGCTTGAGTCTACCATACATAAATCCAGAAAATGTCTTTATCGTATCTGACCGTTCTCTGAAACTGTCAACAGACTTTTACAAAATATCATAGTAGAGCCTTCGCTGTATTACAATGTATTACAACTATTACAATAattaggtcgtgcccacagatggttctcgaatacatagtaacttcagcgtaaaaaaaaactggcgatttcaaatgtacgtaccgcaggactataaaacattgtcgtttacagaaacgaaaaaatagacacaatgatttatgtagtcaaccaaaattagcaccctgggaattacttctgaaagagaaacttgtcacaaaatga from Antedon mediterranea chromosome 5, ecAntMedi1.1, whole genome shotgun sequence carries:
- the LOC140049577 gene encoding caspase-6-like, with translation MASKATSGDNKKYKHLKKEFGKLFTGRFMKELIFLVSGAVEEIDVLSKENVKPLDIFNEMERQDSVSSTKLKIFMDIAELTKSKKAKQLLTDYAAEAENKTQCLKDGASVLPYRHAFYKGLKNTTDDDYREARAYHDLSKYEETIKDIWDVVLYLEKEEFLQTRGQLVEFANLLCGKADKKITDGLKTLATKLPDGKPFIGDEDKLEELVPLQQGISFQQEKKMEETQLPVADIAMTGEDLEIYAMTHTPRGICLIINNVDFKGLTTRDGSDKDEENLKRVFKEFGFKIVSKRNQTAQEMKDVMDEMRRKDHKDYDCFVCCILSHGGYDMVYGSDGEACMIFDLTASVGANSCKSLNLKPKVFFIQACRNTNDPKDDGGGATPKELNETDFLIGYSTAPLAYSYRYHDPNCGSYYIKSLTEALATLHDKHHVNDILIHVNKKVSENKLQVPFPAFSLRKRLYF